From a region of the Corallococcus coralloides DSM 2259 genome:
- a CDS encoding FecR domain-containing protein: protein MAPRDFRAELRREDPLRREQGMPPAVRARLWSRLRDAREPKPVWHKRPAFWGLAASAVAALALVVFWMRAPSARSLGGLELARASAGLKVREDAAGVEIQEGEAALTDVARGITLRNQGPLVVRREPSGVRLVRGRAEFSVNHRQPGAPPAVVLVSGGAIEVMGTRFTVEERGAGGAVTLHEGAIAFRRRGGSVVPVRVGQTLEWPLAEPAEPALREPAPPEPERPQPPATPSTKAASSRVPSTPVRAPGVEDVLRELEVLRGRHEFEQAARYLEESMRKQPVATRERLSFELGSLLTYQLKDAQRACAHWARHEQQFRRGHYAEAVHRARGTLSCEGRERESAR from the coding sequence ATGGCTCCCCGTGACTTCCGCGCAGAGCTCCGGCGTGAAGACCCGCTCCGCCGCGAGCAGGGGATGCCACCTGCCGTCCGGGCCCGGCTGTGGTCGCGGCTGAGGGACGCACGCGAGCCGAAGCCTGTATGGCACAAACGTCCCGCGTTCTGGGGACTCGCCGCGTCGGCCGTGGCGGCGCTGGCCCTCGTGGTGTTCTGGATGCGCGCTCCCTCCGCACGCTCCTTGGGGGGGCTCGAGCTCGCGCGGGCCAGTGCCGGCCTGAAGGTGCGGGAAGACGCCGCGGGTGTGGAGATTCAAGAGGGCGAGGCCGCCCTGACGGACGTGGCCCGAGGCATCACCCTCCGGAACCAGGGGCCGCTCGTCGTTCGCCGTGAGCCCTCCGGGGTGCGACTCGTCCGTGGACGCGCGGAGTTCTCGGTGAATCACCGCCAGCCGGGTGCGCCCCCTGCCGTCGTGCTCGTGTCAGGCGGCGCCATCGAGGTCATGGGCACGCGCTTCACGGTGGAGGAGCGGGGGGCGGGAGGCGCGGTCACCCTGCACGAAGGCGCCATTGCCTTCCGTCGGCGCGGCGGAAGCGTGGTTCCCGTGAGGGTGGGGCAGACGTTGGAGTGGCCGTTGGCCGAACCCGCCGAGCCAGCCCTTCGCGAGCCAGCGCCTCCCGAGCCGGAACGGCCCCAGCCACCGGCGACGCCCAGCACGAAGGCTGCGTCCTCCCGCGTTCCCTCCACGCCGGTGCGTGCTCCGGGCGTGGAGGACGTCTTGCGAGAGTTGGAGGTCCTTCGCGGTCGGCACGAGTTCGAGCAAGCGGCGAGGTATCTCGAGGAGTCGATGCGCAAGCAGCCCGTGGCGACGCGGGAGCGCCTCAGCTTCGAGCTGGGCTCGTTGCTGACGTACCAGCTCAAGGACGCGCAGCGCGCCTGCGCCCACTGGGCCCGGCACGAACAGCAGTTCCGGCGCGGGCACTACGCGGAGGCGGTCCACCGTGCCCGAGGAACGCTGTCCTGCGAGGGCCGGGAACGCGAGAGCGCGCGATGA
- a CDS encoding FAD-binding protein — protein sequence MSRSWASTLEAGAVPLPPLDGELLMDTASRTASAEDFGHILHRTPWAVLVPGSVEDIVAMVRFARRQGMKIAAARGLGESHSTFGQSQVPAGIVIDMSTLSTLHEVGDDSAWVDAGVRWHELLQASLPRGKSPPVLTDYIELSVGGTLSAGGIGGQAFRWGLQVDNVLEMDVVTGRGELVRCSRSRERPLFDAVRSGLGQFGIIVRARVRLVEVPPRARTYIALYDDLHRFMEDQRRLIEDGRFDYVEGSVVASNGGRAYQLEVVKYFTPGSEPHDARLLAGLGFQPGTLQVSDGSYFDFANRLAPLVELLKQLGVWGFPHPWLDMFVPARSAESFVQEVLSQTTEADMGQGPILLYPFRASELTAPFLRTPNDRHVFLFSLLRTAIPPTPENVASLVGKNRAIFDRLTAIGGKIYPVDAVPLSPADWRRHFHPAWERFEHAKRRYDPDRVLTPGQGIF from the coding sequence GTGAGCCGGAGTTGGGCCTCCACGTTGGAGGCTGGCGCAGTCCCCCTGCCGCCACTCGATGGCGAGTTGCTGATGGACACGGCGTCGCGGACCGCGTCCGCGGAGGACTTCGGTCACATCCTCCACCGCACGCCGTGGGCGGTGCTCGTTCCCGGCTCGGTGGAAGACATCGTGGCCATGGTCCGCTTCGCGCGGCGCCAGGGCATGAAGATCGCCGCCGCTCGGGGCCTCGGTGAGAGCCACAGCACCTTCGGCCAGTCCCAGGTGCCGGCGGGCATCGTCATCGACATGTCCACGCTGTCGACCCTCCACGAGGTTGGCGATGACAGCGCCTGGGTGGATGCGGGCGTCCGGTGGCACGAGCTGCTCCAGGCCTCGCTTCCCCGCGGCAAGAGCCCGCCGGTGCTGACCGACTACATCGAGCTGAGCGTTGGTGGAACGCTGTCGGCGGGGGGCATCGGCGGACAGGCGTTTCGCTGGGGCCTCCAGGTGGACAACGTCCTGGAAATGGACGTCGTCACGGGCCGGGGTGAGCTCGTGCGGTGCTCGCGCTCGCGTGAGCGCCCCCTGTTCGACGCCGTGCGCTCGGGCCTGGGCCAGTTCGGCATCATCGTGCGAGCAAGGGTGCGGCTCGTCGAAGTGCCGCCCCGAGCCCGGACGTACATCGCGCTGTACGATGACCTCCACCGCTTCATGGAGGACCAGCGGCGGCTCATCGAGGACGGCCGCTTCGACTACGTGGAGGGCTCCGTCGTCGCCTCCAACGGAGGGCGGGCGTATCAGCTCGAGGTGGTGAAGTACTTCACCCCGGGCTCGGAGCCGCACGATGCGAGGCTGCTCGCGGGCCTGGGCTTCCAGCCGGGAACCCTCCAGGTGAGCGACGGCAGCTACTTCGACTTCGCCAACCGGCTCGCGCCGCTGGTCGAGCTGCTCAAGCAGCTCGGCGTCTGGGGTTTCCCCCATCCGTGGCTGGATATGTTCGTCCCCGCCCGGTCCGCCGAGTCCTTCGTCCAGGAGGTCCTCTCGCAGACCACCGAGGCCGACATGGGCCAGGGGCCCATCCTCCTCTACCCCTTCCGCGCCTCGGAGCTGACCGCGCCCTTCCTGCGCACGCCCAACGACAGACACGTCTTCCTCTTCTCGCTGCTGCGCACGGCCATTCCCCCGACGCCGGAGAACGTCGCATCCCTCGTGGGGAAGAACCGCGCCATCTTCGACCGGCTCACGGCCATCGGAGGGAAGATCTATCCCGTGGATGCCGTGCCATTGAGCCCCGCAGACTGGCGCCGCCACTTCCACCCCGCGTGGGAGCGGTTCGAGCACGCGAAGCGGCGCTACGACCCGGACCGCGTCCTCACGCCGGGACAGGGCATCTTCTGA
- a CDS encoding LamG-like jellyroll fold domain-containing protein yields the protein MTLALSLGACAVESLEEQVRPPADGVSQESDGALTRERPEASLTWDPYADAVVSSTTAAVLNASAALGAPDGQATTMLSVLNSALVLDLGQGEEGTGDLRVYYQGLTLALVAQVDFLKADGTFIGSSTLHLKELGLGTHIAVATYPGNVPYRYVRLRGAVLALYLVDVVETSLRPFCGDGVLGGFEVCDDGNQLSGDGCNSVCEVEPGYTCTGHPSVCTDIDECADGTASCQPGEFCVNTPGSYTCEPDLCVGVVCTPLDACHVAGTCHPLTGQCSNPAAPNGTECSDGNACTQPDTCQEGVCTGGPRVGDTTGNLAHRWAFDEASGGTALDSAGTSNGTLGSSASRTVSFDGSGAITLTPTQQCDLNAHVDFGLAPGQFGTDAFTVSYWLKTTFNDASTGDLIGNRVDGSAGNFLSARLNGNSGTSLEIYQDESGTNGAGTGASPTSLNDGSWHHVAYTRSGTSLKMYIDGVLVGAGTSAAPANLTGANSFRIGRRLPDCMGGFSSIPASFDDVRTYSRELTACDVALLNTP from the coding sequence GTGACACTGGCCTTGTCGCTGGGGGCGTGTGCCGTGGAGTCCCTGGAGGAGCAGGTCCGTCCTCCGGCGGATGGGGTGTCGCAAGAGAGCGACGGGGCGTTGACGCGTGAGCGTCCGGAAGCCTCGTTGACGTGGGACCCGTATGCGGACGCGGTGGTGTCGAGCACCACCGCGGCGGTGCTCAACGCGAGCGCGGCGCTGGGCGCTCCGGACGGGCAGGCGACGACCATGCTGAGCGTGCTCAACTCGGCGCTGGTCCTGGACCTGGGCCAGGGCGAAGAAGGCACCGGAGACCTGCGCGTCTACTACCAGGGCCTCACGTTGGCCCTGGTGGCGCAGGTGGACTTCCTGAAGGCGGATGGGACCTTCATCGGCTCCAGCACGTTGCACCTGAAGGAACTGGGCCTGGGGACGCATATCGCGGTGGCGACGTACCCGGGGAACGTGCCCTATCGCTACGTGCGCCTGAGGGGCGCGGTGCTCGCGCTCTACCTGGTGGACGTGGTGGAAACGTCCCTGCGGCCCTTCTGTGGTGATGGGGTGCTGGGCGGATTCGAAGTCTGTGACGACGGCAATCAGCTCTCTGGAGACGGCTGCAACAGCGTCTGCGAGGTGGAGCCGGGCTACACCTGCACGGGACACCCGAGCGTCTGCACCGACATCGACGAGTGCGCCGACGGGACGGCGAGCTGCCAGCCGGGTGAATTCTGCGTCAACACGCCCGGGAGCTACACCTGCGAGCCCGACCTCTGCGTGGGGGTGGTCTGCACGCCTCTCGATGCATGCCACGTCGCGGGCACCTGTCATCCATTGACCGGGCAGTGCTCCAATCCGGCGGCTCCCAATGGAACGGAGTGCAGCGACGGCAACGCCTGCACCCAGCCAGACACCTGTCAGGAGGGAGTCTGTACCGGTGGCCCGCGCGTCGGCGACACGACCGGCAACCTCGCCCACCGATGGGCCTTCGACGAGGCCAGCGGCGGCACGGCCCTGGACTCGGCGGGCACGTCGAACGGAACGCTGGGAAGCTCGGCGTCGCGGACGGTCAGCTTCGACGGCTCCGGCGCCATCACTCTCACCCCCACCCAACAGTGCGACCTCAACGCCCACGTCGACTTCGGCCTCGCGCCGGGGCAATTCGGAACGGACGCCTTCACCGTGAGCTATTGGCTGAAGACGACCTTCAACGACGCCAGCACCGGAGACCTCATCGGAAACCGGGTGGATGGGAGTGCGGGCAACTTCCTCTCGGCAAGGCTCAACGGCAACAGCGGGACGTCGCTCGAGATCTACCAGGACGAGTCAGGCACCAACGGAGCAGGCACCGGCGCCTCTCCGACGTCGCTCAACGACGGCAGCTGGCACCACGTCGCCTATACCCGCAGTGGCACGTCGCTCAAGATGTACATTGACGGAGTGCTGGTCGGCGCTGGGACCAGCGCCGCGCCGGCGAACCTCACGGGCGCCAATTCGTTCCGCATCGGCCGCAGGCTGCCGGACTGCATGGGCGGCTTCTCCAGCATTCCGGCCTCGTTCGACGATGTGCGGACCTACAGCCGCGAGCTCACGGCCTGCGACGTCGCCTTGCTGAACACGCCCTAG
- a CDS encoding lysophospholipid acyltransferase family protein produces the protein MGVEPSVHDRPGTARVLLSSALWAFLALSSAVLFLGALLLWALTRPFDANGRVLHLYSCFWAQLYFYVNPRWHLRVEGRERLPWRGAAVLVSNHESLGDILVLFGLYRPFKWVSKAENFKLPLIGWNMRLNRYVPLIRGDRASVLRMMAGCERWLSRGVPILMFPEGTRSRDGKVKAFKDGAFTLSVQQRCPIIPVVLTGTALTQPKHALVFQQSVHARVRVLEPINPADFAGDVHALRDHVRNVMVREKARMEAERPAGRDSDLKAAR, from the coding sequence TTGGGTGTGGAGCCATCCGTCCATGACAGACCGGGGACCGCTCGAGTCCTCCTCTCGAGCGCGCTCTGGGCCTTCCTCGCGCTGTCCAGCGCGGTGCTGTTCCTGGGAGCGCTCCTGCTGTGGGCGCTCACCCGCCCGTTCGACGCGAACGGGCGGGTGCTGCACCTGTACTCGTGCTTCTGGGCACAACTGTATTTCTACGTGAACCCGAGGTGGCACCTGCGGGTGGAGGGCCGCGAACGCCTGCCCTGGAGGGGAGCGGCGGTGCTGGTGTCCAACCACGAGTCGCTGGGGGACATCCTGGTCCTCTTCGGTCTCTACCGGCCGTTCAAGTGGGTCTCCAAGGCGGAGAACTTCAAGCTGCCACTCATTGGCTGGAACATGCGCCTCAACCGCTATGTACCGCTCATCCGTGGAGACCGCGCCAGCGTCCTCCGGATGATGGCCGGGTGCGAGCGCTGGTTGTCACGCGGCGTCCCCATCCTGATGTTTCCCGAAGGCACCCGCTCCCGGGACGGCAAGGTGAAGGCCTTCAAGGACGGCGCCTTCACGCTCTCCGTCCAGCAGCGCTGCCCCATCATCCCCGTGGTCCTCACTGGCACCGCGCTGACCCAGCCGAAGCATGCGCTCGTCTTCCAGCAGTCCGTCCACGCCCGGGTGCGCGTGCTGGAGCCCATCAACCCCGCGGACTTCGCGGGGGATGTGCACGCCCTGCGCGACCACGTGCGCAACGTCATGGTCCGCGAGAAGGCGCGCATGGAGGCCGAACGCCCAGCGGGGCGTGACAGCGACCTCAAGGCTGCACGGTGA
- a CDS encoding RCC1 domain-containing protein, which produces MSRTTMAWRLQALLTTVVWFSVLACAGSDPDGADPCQRNPSQCVPDGGGNPGPDVTPPTLTDSSQSATQVLVQRPVTFRVKAHDEESPQLRFSWTANVGTLGSPSHTGTSSEVIWTSPSCVPTGTVATVTVTVANSGDASVSKTFTVDANACPKPTVVAGGSHTVALRGDGTVWGWGSNGNGQLGDGTTTDRAVPVQVAGLTEVTALGSGSSHALALRRDGTVWTWGFNGDGQLGDGTVPVRVPVKSLLP; this is translated from the coding sequence ATGAGCAGAACGACAATGGCCTGGCGGCTCCAGGCCTTGCTCACCACGGTGGTCTGGTTCAGCGTCCTGGCGTGCGCGGGTTCCGACCCGGATGGCGCGGACCCCTGCCAGCGCAATCCCTCTCAGTGTGTGCCGGATGGAGGAGGCAACCCTGGGCCTGATGTGACGCCTCCCACTCTCACCGACAGTTCGCAGTCCGCCACCCAGGTGCTGGTGCAGCGTCCGGTCACCTTTCGCGTGAAGGCCCACGACGAGGAGTCCCCCCAGCTGCGCTTCTCCTGGACGGCCAACGTCGGGACCCTGGGCAGCCCCTCCCATACGGGCACCAGCAGTGAAGTCATCTGGACCTCTCCCTCCTGTGTGCCCACGGGGACCGTCGCGACGGTGACGGTCACGGTCGCGAACAGTGGGGATGCGTCCGTTTCCAAAACCTTCACCGTCGACGCCAATGCGTGCCCGAAGCCCACCGTCGTCGCAGGCGGTTCCCATACGGTGGCGCTGCGCGGGGATGGGACTGTCTGGGGCTGGGGCTCCAACGGGAACGGCCAACTGGGCGATGGGACGACCACGGACCGAGCTGTGCCGGTGCAGGTGGCCGGGCTCACGGAGGTCACCGCGCTGGGCTCGGGCTCCTCCCACGCGTTGGCGCTGCGCCGGGATGGCACCGTCTGGACCTGGGGCTTCAACGGCGATGGACAGCTCGGTGATGGGACGGTGCCGGTGCGGGTCCCTGTCAAATCCCTGCTGCCTTGA
- a CDS encoding glycoside hydrolase family 43 protein: MPIRYRNPVHPTYFADPFVLRTGSGYVAYGTGRVVDGRPFEVLTSPDLVHWTSEGGALEPLPPAQGTDYWAPEVAEHEGRWWMYYSVGFEDRGHHLRAAVADAPTGPFRDQGVNLTPNERFAIDASPFRDDDGTWYLFHARDVLEGARVGTMLAVDVLDGMTALRGGPRTILTPSDDWQIYLRQRQMYGQVYDWHTLEGPSVVKRHGRYWCFYSGGSWLTPSYGVAYAVADHPLGPWTEPKGVPPLLRTVPGRVLGPGHNSVVVGPDGQDVMVYHAWDVGQTARRMCIDPIVWTPEGPRVLGPTDEEVELPRR, translated from the coding sequence ATGCCGATCCGTTATCGCAACCCTGTTCATCCCACCTACTTCGCGGACCCGTTCGTGTTGCGCACGGGAAGTGGCTACGTCGCCTATGGCACCGGGAGGGTCGTCGATGGACGACCGTTCGAGGTGCTCACCTCCCCCGACCTCGTGCACTGGACCTCGGAGGGCGGCGCGCTGGAGCCGCTGCCGCCCGCGCAGGGCACGGACTACTGGGCGCCGGAGGTCGCGGAGCACGAGGGGCGCTGGTGGATGTATTACTCGGTGGGGTTCGAGGACCGGGGCCACCACCTGCGCGCCGCGGTCGCGGACGCGCCCACGGGCCCGTTCCGGGACCAGGGCGTCAACCTGACCCCGAACGAGCGGTTCGCCATCGACGCCTCGCCGTTCCGGGATGACGACGGAACCTGGTACCTCTTCCACGCTCGGGATGTACTGGAGGGAGCACGGGTCGGAACGATGCTCGCGGTGGACGTGCTCGATGGGATGACGGCCCTGCGCGGAGGACCGCGCACGATCCTCACGCCGTCGGATGACTGGCAGATCTACCTGCGTCAGCGCCAGATGTACGGCCAGGTCTACGACTGGCACACGCTGGAGGGGCCCTCCGTCGTGAAGCGCCACGGGCGGTACTGGTGCTTCTACTCCGGAGGCTCATGGCTCACGCCGTCGTACGGCGTCGCGTATGCCGTTGCCGACCACCCGCTCGGGCCGTGGACGGAGCCGAAGGGCGTGCCGCCGCTGCTGCGCACGGTCCCCGGTCGCGTCCTCGGCCCCGGGCACAACAGCGTCGTCGTCGGGCCTGACGGTCAGGACGTGATGGTGTACCACGCGTGGGACGTGGGCCAGACGGCACGGCGGATGTGCATCGACCCCATCGTGTGGACGCCGGAAGGACCGCGGGTGCTCGGCCCCACGGATGAGGAAGTCGAATTGCCACGGCGGTAG
- a CDS encoding glycoside hydrolase family 43 protein → MSGIGSTLFRGLFAAALVLNGCATKSETPPRADVSSYPPVFRANFPDPFILEHEGRYLAYATNDGVNVQMAASTDLMSWRLLMEEGTSGRKHDAMPVLPTWAQEGFTWAPEVLKTDAGYVLYFTARHAASGLQCIGAATSQDPLGPFTSEAPEPIVCQQALGGTIDASPFRAPDGQLYLYFKNDGNHSAFNKPTELFAQHLSPDGLHLVGEPVSLLRNDKPWERHVVEAPTMVERGGAYVLFFSAGDYGWQDSERVSSYAIGYATCEGPLGPCVDAPTNPFLASTSQPCLSGPGHQTVFQAGGKDLLAFHAWSATPSCGPAKQGRFLHLAELSWQNGVPRLAPR, encoded by the coding sequence TTGTCCGGCATCGGTAGCACATTGTTCCGCGGCCTCTTCGCCGCGGCCCTGGTCCTGAATGGCTGTGCCACGAAGAGCGAGACGCCCCCACGGGCCGACGTGTCGTCCTATCCGCCCGTGTTCCGGGCCAACTTCCCGGACCCGTTCATCCTCGAGCACGAAGGGCGCTATCTGGCCTATGCGACGAATGATGGCGTCAACGTGCAGATGGCGGCCTCCACCGACCTGATGAGCTGGCGACTGCTCATGGAGGAGGGGACGTCCGGACGGAAGCACGACGCCATGCCGGTCCTGCCCACCTGGGCGCAGGAAGGCTTCACCTGGGCACCCGAGGTGCTGAAGACAGACGCCGGCTACGTGCTCTATTTCACCGCGCGTCACGCGGCCAGCGGCCTGCAGTGCATTGGCGCCGCGACCAGCCAGGATCCGCTCGGGCCCTTCACGTCGGAGGCCCCGGAGCCCATCGTCTGCCAGCAGGCGCTCGGCGGCACCATCGACGCGAGCCCCTTCCGGGCTCCGGACGGGCAGCTCTACCTCTACTTCAAGAACGACGGGAACCACTCCGCCTTCAACAAGCCGACGGAGCTCTTCGCCCAGCACCTCTCCCCTGACGGACTCCACCTCGTGGGCGAGCCTGTCTCGCTGCTGCGCAATGACAAACCCTGGGAGCGGCACGTGGTGGAGGCGCCCACCATGGTGGAGCGGGGCGGCGCCTACGTCCTGTTCTTCTCCGCCGGTGACTATGGCTGGCAGGACTCGGAGCGGGTGTCGAGCTACGCCATCGGCTACGCCACCTGCGAGGGACCGCTGGGCCCCTGCGTGGATGCGCCCACCAATCCGTTCCTCGCCAGCACGTCCCAGCCCTGCCTCAGCGGCCCCGGTCATCAGACCGTGTTCCAGGCCGGCGGCAAGGACCTGCTCGCCTTCCACGCCTGGTCGGCGACCCCGTCCTGCGGGCCCGCGAAGCAGGGCCGCTTCCTGCACCTCGCCGAACTGTCATGGCAGAACGGCGTGCCCCGCCTCGCCCCGCGCTGA
- a CDS encoding TonB-dependent receptor → MLSTAPSGARAAQTDAPLRTAENTPSAPDAGTAPDAGTVVQAPPPQADTGTYAEATEPYDVGADEFSEEIVVVGLQRSMQQAQTVKRNSDQIVDTVVAQDIGKLPDVTVSETAARIPGVQVDRARGEANGQVLVRGLPDLTTTYNGREIFTAETRSVALADFPSGGIAALEVYKSTTAKQVEGGLAGLIDVRSRRPFDFDGFEVSGSVRGAYANQSGRGDPNANLLITDRWKTGAGELGALVNLSYTRLNYLDSARWNTGFINPGTAAATGEPFRSPDVVGLFYGGGQRERPSINGSVQWKPNDALEFYVDGLWQGYRDSVSDRQLEMRLWGDGARYSNVALRPGTTDQAQSMTVENAARPFMFQGATKRETDTLQLAVGGIYEAGPLRVVADVARTNSRFDLSLYSFDQEFASSPTFDVNFDVPRGPGGMEFAVRDFDLSDPANYRYVGFFDRSYVAAGDDWQARADADLKTGVSFVPTIEFGLRATTRDAYQENGQRYCADDDGGNPGAPCGLAAGTPLSEMPVDLHMFRGGFRGAGDVQGTRTWLVPTYDSIRNNVEQLRAIQGFNPGDPERLRIFDASEQTYAGYGQGRYEFKVGSVPVDGVVGVRVVGTHTEVSTTAVGGAVQKGSGSYTDLLPNATTRIRLISGLQLRLTANQTRTRPGFDQMRPVTLGSPPPCLNEPNPPPGCQITGSGGNSDLKPVRSNNYDASLEYYFLQTGMASLALFHRDIKGFITNLDVTRDDPTYGAGRVRVNIPVNGGEGSIQGFEASVGTFFDFLPEGFARGFGLYGNVTYLDDAQAFPTGFNLALGEVGRIPGVSKWSYNLVAMYERDGLSARLAYNRRSRWITSYVQNPDGDGFTGEYVDGVARLDFSASYAPWTSKPLDGLSFTFDASNILGNPYRSFRQFTPEGDTYPRDVRYEESIFALGLRFRI, encoded by the coding sequence ATGCTTTCCACCGCCCCCTCTGGAGCCCGGGCAGCCCAGACGGATGCGCCCCTGCGGACCGCGGAGAACACGCCGTCCGCCCCTGACGCAGGGACGGCGCCAGACGCAGGGACGGTGGTGCAGGCACCCCCACCGCAGGCGGACACGGGCACGTACGCCGAAGCCACCGAGCCCTACGACGTCGGCGCCGACGAGTTCAGCGAGGAGATCGTCGTCGTCGGCCTGCAGCGCAGCATGCAGCAGGCGCAGACCGTCAAGCGCAACTCCGACCAGATTGTCGACACGGTGGTGGCGCAGGACATCGGCAAGCTGCCGGACGTGACTGTCTCCGAGACGGCGGCGCGCATCCCGGGCGTCCAGGTGGACCGCGCCCGCGGCGAGGCGAACGGCCAGGTGCTGGTGCGCGGCCTGCCCGACCTCACGACGACCTACAACGGCCGTGAAATCTTCACCGCCGAGACGCGCAGCGTCGCCCTGGCCGACTTCCCGTCAGGCGGCATCGCGGCGCTGGAGGTCTACAAGAGCACGACGGCCAAGCAGGTCGAGGGCGGCCTCGCGGGCCTCATCGACGTGCGCTCACGCCGGCCGTTCGACTTCGACGGCTTCGAGGTCTCCGGCTCCGTGCGGGGCGCCTACGCCAACCAGTCCGGCCGGGGGGATCCGAACGCCAACCTGCTCATCACCGACCGCTGGAAGACCGGGGCGGGCGAGCTGGGCGCGCTGGTCAATCTCTCCTATACCCGCCTCAACTACCTGGACTCCGCGCGCTGGAACACCGGCTTCATCAATCCCGGCACGGCCGCCGCCACGGGCGAGCCGTTCCGCTCTCCGGACGTGGTCGGCCTCTTCTACGGCGGGGGCCAGCGCGAGCGGCCGTCCATCAACGGCTCGGTGCAGTGGAAGCCGAATGACGCGCTCGAGTTCTATGTCGACGGACTCTGGCAGGGGTACCGCGACAGCGTCTCCGACCGTCAGCTGGAGATGCGGCTGTGGGGCGACGGCGCCCGCTACAGCAACGTGGCGCTGCGTCCGGGCACGACGGACCAGGCGCAGAGCATGACGGTGGAGAACGCCGCCCGGCCGTTCATGTTCCAGGGCGCCACCAAACGCGAGACGGACACCCTCCAGCTCGCCGTCGGTGGCATCTACGAAGCGGGGCCGCTGCGCGTCGTGGCCGATGTCGCGAGGACCAACAGCCGGTTCGACCTGTCGCTCTACAGCTTCGACCAGGAGTTCGCCTCCTCCCCCACCTTCGACGTCAACTTCGACGTGCCGCGGGGGCCCGGCGGCATGGAGTTCGCGGTGCGGGACTTCGACCTGTCGGACCCCGCCAACTACCGCTACGTCGGCTTCTTCGACCGGTCCTATGTCGCGGCGGGCGACGACTGGCAGGCCCGCGCGGACGCCGACCTGAAGACGGGCGTGTCCTTCGTCCCGACGATTGAGTTCGGACTCCGGGCCACGACGCGCGACGCCTACCAGGAGAATGGTCAGCGCTACTGCGCCGACGATGACGGCGGCAACCCCGGCGCGCCCTGCGGCCTGGCGGCCGGGACGCCGCTCTCCGAGATGCCGGTGGACCTCCATATGTTCCGCGGCGGCTTCCGCGGCGCCGGCGACGTCCAGGGGACGCGCACGTGGCTGGTGCCGACGTATGACAGCATCCGCAACAACGTGGAGCAGCTGCGCGCCATCCAGGGCTTCAACCCGGGCGACCCGGAGCGGCTGCGCATCTTCGATGCGAGCGAGCAGACCTACGCCGGGTACGGGCAGGGCCGCTATGAGTTCAAGGTCGGCAGCGTGCCGGTGGACGGCGTCGTCGGCGTCCGCGTGGTGGGCACGCACACCGAGGTCTCCACCACGGCGGTGGGCGGTGCCGTCCAGAAGGGCAGCGGGAGCTACACCGACCTGCTCCCCAACGCCACCACGCGCATCCGCCTCATCTCCGGCCTGCAACTGCGGCTCACCGCCAACCAGACGCGCACGCGGCCGGGCTTCGACCAGATGCGCCCCGTCACCCTCGGCTCTCCCCCGCCCTGTCTGAACGAGCCGAACCCGCCGCCGGGCTGCCAGATCACCGGCAGTGGTGGCAATTCGGACCTCAAGCCCGTGCGTTCGAACAACTACGACGCCTCGCTGGAGTACTACTTCCTGCAGACCGGCATGGCGTCACTCGCCCTGTTCCACCGTGACATCAAGGGCTTCATCACGAACCTGGATGTGACGCGGGACGACCCCACCTACGGGGCGGGCCGGGTTCGCGTGAACATCCCGGTGAACGGCGGCGAGGGCAGCATCCAGGGCTTCGAGGCGTCGGTCGGCACCTTCTTCGACTTCCTCCCGGAGGGCTTCGCGAGGGGCTTCGGCCTCTACGGCAACGTCACGTACCTGGACGACGCGCAGGCCTTCCCCACGGGCTTCAACCTGGCGCTGGGCGAGGTGGGCCGCATCCCCGGCGTGTCCAAGTGGTCCTACAACCTCGTCGCCATGTACGAGCGCGACGGGCTCTCCGCGCGGCTGGCGTACAACCGCCGCTCGCGGTGGATCACCAGCTACGTCCAGAACCCCGACGGCGACGGGTTCACGGGGGAGTACGTGGACGGCGTCGCGCGGCTCGACTTCTCGGCGAGCTACGCGCCCTGGACGTCGAAGCCGTTGGACGGCCTCTCCTTCACGTTCGACGCGTCCAACATCCTCGGCAATCCCTACCGGAGCTTCCGGCAGTTCACGCCCGAGGGTGACACCTACCCCCGCGACGTGCGCTACGAGGAGAGCATCTTCGCGCTGGGCCTGCGCTTCCGCATCTAG